The genomic stretch AAAATACCttaaaatacatggaaacaattTTAACCTGAAGTGACATTCAGCTATTAATCAATTTTATGTGCATATCATAAAGCAATTATATGGATCCTTTACTACTATAACCTGTGATaggaataaaaacatatatatatatatatataggcttaCATGATTTTATTGTGTATAAATATGAAGTACTCTGTTTTTAATAAGCCTTCAGGTAAGTATTTCTATATGCAGATTATTTCCTCCCCTTTTAGACCACTATTAAAACTTTGCAATTGACTAAAACTGGCAGTTGACTTTCCAGTTTGAAGTCCTAGAACTTAGTGTTTTAAGGATAATTTAACAGTGTCTCCAAAATATTGTACTAGGAAAAAAATTTAGACTATTTGGGCATATGACAGGTGTTTTGGTAAAATGCTTCAGTATTTGACGTCAGAGTTACAGGTAAGCACATTAAATGAAAATGATGATAGTGAATCTGCTTTTGAAAATTAAGTACTTTGGGGTTTGTGGTAACAATGGACTTGAtctcttaaaattatattttatttccttttctaaatGAAGAAAACCTGTACATTTTTATTATCTGGTTTAATTAAATGTAATCGTtcattgtaatttaaaaatagagaaattaaatTTTCTAACACTATGAGAGGAATGTGACTACAACCAGATTCTTGGGTATTAGGATAACAGGGGACTTTTAAATTACTTCTTTAATGAAAAGCCTGTATTTGACTTTACATTCTCATTTCAGGGACCTTCTTTTCCTCCATTGTCTGAATATGCTCCACCACCAAATCCAAACTCTGACCATCTAGTGGCTGCTAATCCATTTGACGACAACTATAATACTATTTCCTATAAACCACTACCTTCATCAAATCCTTACCTTGGCCCTGGTTATCCTGGCTTTGGGGGCTATAGCACATTCAGAATGCCACCTCACGTACCCCCAAGAATGTCTTCCCCATACTGTGGTCCTTACTCACTCAGGAATCAGCCACATCCATTTCCTCAGAATCCATTGGGCATGGGTTTTAATCGACCTCATGCTTTTAACTTTGGGCCACATGATAACTCAAGTTTTGGAAATCCTTCTTATAATAATGTACTAAGTCAGAATGTTAACATGCCTAACCAACATTTTAGGCAAAACCCTGCTGAAAACTTCAGTCAGATTCCACCACAGAATGCTAGCCAAGTACCTAATCCTGATTTGGCATCTAATTTTGTCCCTGGCAATAATTCAAATTTTTCTTCTCCCATAGAATCTAACCATTCTTTTATTCCTCCCCCAAATACCTTTGGTCAAGCAAAAGCACCTCCCCCAAAACAAGACTTTAGTCAAGGAACTAccaaaaatgcaaatcaaaattccTCTGCTCATCCACCTCATTTAAATATGGATGACACAGTGAATCAGAGTaatattgaattaaaaaatgCTAATCGAAACAATCCGGTAAATCAAGAGAACAGCCGTTCGAGTAGCACTGAAGCTACGAACAACAGCCATGCAAATGGGACACAGAATAAGCCACGACAACCCAGAGGTGCAGCAGACACGTGCACCACGGAAAAAAGCAATAAATCCATCCATCCAAGCCGGCACGGCCATTCGTCTTCTGACCCCGTGTATCCTTGTGGAATTTGTACAAACGAAGTGAATGATGATCAGGATGCCATCCTATGTGAGGCCTCTTGTCAGAAGTGGTTTCATCGGATCTGTACTGGAATGACTGAAACTGCTTATGGCCTCCTAACTGCAGAAGCATCAGCAGTGTGGGGCTGTGATACCTGTATGGCTGACAAGGATGTCCAGTTAATGCGCACCAGAGAAACTTTTGGTCCACCCACAGTGGGCAGTGATGCTTAGTCACAGGCATTAAGTGAAGTGCTCCCCCACCCGTGTATTACAGAAATTCAGTAACACAGGCTGTGAAAtggtttacattatttttttaaaatgcacatgcAAGAaagttattttagtttttattagtAATTCACTTAATTCAAGTAGAAATTTTGTATTGTGTTTGCTGTCTTAAATGAGAATAATGTATATGGGGGCACTTTAGAAACATTAAGaataaatgttagttatttatCATAAAAAGCCTTTTGGAGCTTCAAAATAATATATACAAATGCAGGcaatttttagcttttaaaagtTAGAATCTTGAAAAATGTATAGTTTAGTGCTGAACTCAGCTATACACATTAAACATTTGATTCAAGGAGTTTTTCAAGGATCCatttaacattttcagaaaataatataTGTTGTGATAACATGGAGAAAAACATGccgtttaatttattttaaaaaagtatgagaCCAAATTCTCCAATGGAGTCTTTGAAATTAACTCCGTTTTTGTACAGATACAAGATAAATTTAGCATATGTCAGATTCTCAGTAAGTATTTATTGATAAACTGGATTGCAGCTCATGCAATTGCTAATGTTGGATCAGTTGGAAATTGAGTGCAGTTAGTAAGGTTGACATAGTGTGTTTCCAGTTGTGCTATTTAGAGCTATGTTAGTGTTTATACTGTTTATGTTCTTTGATTATTGTTACGTTGCTTATTGTTTTACAGGGAACTTAATAAGCTAGAATTTTGAGAAGcattagatctttttccaaataaaattttattaaactgGGACAGATTGTGAATGAAGATGGTAGAAATAGCAGTTTTTGCCTTAGAGGACTCTGTCAGCAAGAGAATATCTCAGTGatggtttgaaaaagaaaaatgagatctgAAATTTCAAAAGTGAACCTCAGGGAAgatcaaaatgcattttaaacaaaGATGAATTAAAAACCAAACTGAAAGCTGACTCAAGTACAATTTGGGGCCTTTCTGCAGATTGAGGAGTTCGTTCTCAGTGTAAAAAGGGGCCTGAGAGGACACGCTAAAGAGATGTAAAGAATGGGGACAATTGGAGGCACGCCCATGAAGTTTCAGAGCAACAGAAAGGCACTGTGGTGCAGATCACAACCTGTGACTGCTGCCACTGTTCCCCACAAAATTACAGTTGCTAGCACTTTTACTAAAGCTTCCTAAAAATGTACCATTGTTTTCATTGTGACCAGAAAACTTCTGAAGACTGCATGATAACCTGCGAAAGGCATAATTAAGACTATTTAAATTCGAGTGAAACAGTGATGGCAGCAgtatatttttgagaaaaattgtgcgtgagaaaaaaaaaatgtgattgaaAAGCTATGTCCTTTGGCTAAACACGAACCCAGAGTTGTACACAGGACAGGACCCGACCTTCCATGTCACAAGCCACTAAAGTGAAGTTAATTGACACGGGCTATGAGATTTTTGTCACAGCCATCCAATACTAGCTTCTCCTTTTTGTGATAACTTTACCAATTTGGTGGTGTTTGGTGTACACTTGAAGATTCTGTTTTACTTACTTTGTAAGTTTTAGTTAGAAATACATAATTTTCAGAATCTGAAATGACCTTGTTCTGTTCTTACTTAAAAACACACTGATTTTTAGGAAATGATGCATTGCATGCTGTTTGCCCAGTCTTAGCATCAGATCACGATTTCTTGTAATTCTGAATAATCAGATAGGTTTTCTGAGTAGAACCTTCTGGGGTTCTGAGGAGTTAACACTTTCCATGGTAGTACTTGGATTGTGCTCATTGCTCAAACTGATTATACAGCTTCTTAAGTCCTTATTGACTGTAGTTCAGCAGTTAGCTGTTTTTGTCAAAATGAAACAACCTCCTCCCTGAAGCTAAAGATACTTGATTTGTGAtgtgattcattgattttttttaaatttctgaatagtagtttttaaaaacatgcaaacaGGTAAATTCTTATTCGGGTGTTTAGGTCTTCAAAACACCCTACTCaaataagaatatataaatattaaaaaggaaaatttgtgGTTGATTCTGACAGTGAAATCAGCCAAACTATAATCATAGCTGATtaatgtttttgtgtgtttgaatTAATTTTCATCTAGGTTACATATTTGTCTCCACATAACACTGTCAGAAGTTTTGTACATGCTTTTATTACAGGGATGAACTCCAATAATGGCCAAATGATAGCCTGTCCAATTTGACCCAAAGAAGGCTATGGTACAGATTAACGGGCTTTCTTAATGACAAGAGATGAGATGTCCTCAACTTCAAAAATACTCAGTGATGGAAAGGCACACGTGTCTATCTCTTAGGGTAAAATCCTCTTCCTTCCCTGATGGGCTTGTGTCCCAGGCACACATGTAACATAACAGAAGATACTGGAGTTTCCCCTGCATGCTTCAGTTTTGCTGAAGATCATCCTGACAAACCGTTGGCATCTGGGCTCACTCACCAGACTGGGTTGCTGACAGCAGGCTTTAAAGCATCCCTTCCTTTCTCAGACCTTGATTGGCTCATTCACTAGAGAGCTCCTACCCCACATGGTTCTAAATGTTCCTGAACTCAGATACTGA from Ochotona princeps isolate mOchPri1 chromosome 6, mOchPri1.hap1, whole genome shotgun sequence encodes the following:
- the PYGO1 gene encoding pygopus homolog 1, translating into MSAEQEKDPISLKRVRGGDSGLDGLGGPGVQLGSPDKKKRKANAQGPSFPPLSEYAPPPNPNSDHLVAANPFDDNYNTISYKPLPSSNPYLGPGYPGFGGYSTFRMPPHVPPRMSSPYCGPYSLRNQPHPFPQNPLGMGFNRPHAFNFGPHDNSSFGNPSYNNVLSQNVNMPNQHFRQNPAENFSQIPPQNASQVPNPDLASNFVPGNNSNFSSPIESNHSFIPPPNTFGQAKAPPPKQDFSQGTTKNANQNSSAHPPHLNMDDTVNQSNIELKNANRNNPVNQENSRSSSTEATNNSHANGTQNKPRQPRGAADTCTTEKSNKSIHPSRHGHSSSDPVYPCGICTNEVNDDQDAILCEASCQKWFHRICTGMTETAYGLLTAEASAVWGCDTCMADKDVQLMRTRETFGPPTVGSDA